Within the Flavobacterium sp. 9R genome, the region ATCAACTGTAGATTTGACTTCTATTCTAAATGAAAGAAGAAAAGAATTCTGTTTTGAAGGTTTAAGAAGAATGGATTTGTTACGTAATAATTTGCCATTACGTAGTGCTGGTTTGGCAAACAGTGCTCAATCACAACCAGGTGCAGATAAAACTATTTTCCCAATACCACAAAGAGAAATGGATATCAACCCGAACTTAGTTCAAAATAAAGGATACTAAATTTAAAACCCTCTTAGGAGGGTTTTTTTAATTATCATAATATGAAATATTTTTTATTTTTATTGATGCCTTTTACACTTTTTTCACAAAGTGAATTGGAAAGATCATTTATTTTAAATTCATATAACAAGGCAAAAGTTCAAAAGCTTCTGAGTGATAACCATAGTAAAAATCTGGTTCAATCCAAGTTAATTAATGAGTTTAAGAAAAGAAATAGAATTGTTGATTCTGACAAGATGTCTTTAGTCCGAATTAGAAAAGGGGTTCCTTTTTATTATAAAGTTTATAATGATTTATCTGCTAAAACAATAGGAGCAAATGAATTGTATGTAGGAGGAAGTTTAGGCTTGAGTTTGTCTGGTGAGAATATTTTTGCAGGGGTTTGGGATGGAGGAAAAGTTAGAGATACTCATATTGAATTTTCAGGTAGAGTTACCATTAATGATGGAGGAGGTGCGTTAAGTGAACATGCTACACACGTAACAGGTACTATAATTGCGTCAGGAGTATCTGCTTCTAGAAAAGGTATTGCATTTAATGCCAAAGCTTATACAAATGATTGGAATTCAGATATTGATGAAATGACAATTTTTGCTAGTCAAGGTTATTTAGTTTCTAATCATTCTTACGGGTATGCTTTAACTCCTTCTTCACCAAAATCAATTTTTGGTAGTTATGATGAATCCTCAATTGAAATTGATGACATATCTAATGTTTTTCCTTATTATCAAGTAGTCTATGCTGCTGGTAATGATAGGAATGATTTTGCTTTGCCTCAGATTCAAGATAAGCTAGGTTATGATATGTTATCAGGAGCTACGTGTTCTAAAAACAGTATTGTTGTTGCTGCAGTCAATAAAGTTGAAAACTATTCTGATAATACTAGTGTTTCAATGAGTAATTTTAGTAATTACGGTCCTACTGATGATGGTAGAATTAAGCCTGATATCTCTGCAGCAGGTGTTGGAATAAGCTCAACAATTTCGACAAGCAACACGGCTTATGGTGTTAATAATGGAACCTCAATGGCAGCTCCGGCTATCACAGGTTTGATTGTATTACTTCAGAATCATTTTAATAATCTTAATCCATCAAAGTATATGAAAGCTTCAATGGTTAGAGGTTTATTAATTCATTCTGCAAAAGAAGCAGGAAGTGGTCTTGGTCCTGACTATGAGTTTGGTTGGGGGCTGGCTGACGGGAAGAAAGCTGCACAAATTATTTCTAATGCCAACAAAAGTTCGGTAATTGAGCAAGTAGTTTTAAGTAATAATGGTGTGTATTCAAAAACAATTGTTTTGAATTCAAGACAGCCTTTAGGTGTTACTATTTGTTGGACAGATCCGACAGGAGCCCTAAACACGGCTGATGTCATAGATGAAAAAGCTCCTAGATTAGTAAATAACTTGGATTTGAAGATAATGAAAGACGGTGTTGTTTATTTTCCTTGGAAATTAGATGTTAGTAGTCCTCAAAGTCCTGCAACACAAAATTCTGATAATGACGTTGACAATGTTGAAAAAGTTTATATTGAGAATGCTGAACCTGGAACCTATACAATAGAAGTTAAGCACAAAGGTGTTTTGAAAGATGGTAGTCAAGAATTCTCTTTAATTGCTGATGCAGCCAGTGGTTTGACATTATCAAGTAAAGATTTCTCTATTGAAAAATCTATACAGATTTATCCAAATCCTGCACAAGATTTTGTTTCGTTTTCTTTGCCTTCAGAATTTAATCTTAAATCTATTAAAGTGTATGATGTTTTGGGTAAGGAGGTTTTGTCTACTAATGAATTTAGCAATAATCAATTGAGAATTGGTAGTCTTAACAAAGGACTTTATTTGATATCTTTTGTGGGTGATAATACTTCAGTAACTTCAAAATTTATTAAAGAATAGTATATTTTGTATTTATTTTGTAGGGATTAAAAGCTTTTAAGTTTTTAATCCCTTTTTTGTGATTTAAATCTTTATGATTTGTAGGCAAAAAAGACATTATATAAATTATCTTTGCTGACTAAAATTGTGAACAAGTTTAAAATTTAATTTTTACGATGCGAATATACTTATATGTCCTCTTCTTGTTAATCTCTTGTATAGCTTACCCCCAAGCTCCAAAAAGGATGAACTCTCAAAGAGATAGTTCTAAGTCTGTAGATACAACCAAAGTAAAAGTTGCCCCAATAGATTTGTATCGTATCATTACTTTGGATAGAGATACTACTTATATTGATACCTCTTTGACAATCAGAAAAGAGTACTCGCATAATTATTTAAGAAAAGATAATTTTGGTCTTTTGGCTTTTCCGAATGAGGGGCAAACTTATAATATACTTAATTACGGTTTAGTCAAAAATGATATTTTTCCTGAAATGGGATTTAAAGCAAAGCATTTCAATTTTATGGAGGCCAATCAAATTAGATATGCATCTGTTGCTACTCCTGTTACAGAGATTTACTTTAAGACGACTATTCAGCAAGGGCAATCTTTAGATTCCTACTTTGCAGTTAATGTGAATGAAAATTTGAATTTTTCTATTGCTTATCGTGGATTGCGATCTTTAGGAAGATACATCAACCAATTATCGAGTTCAGGAAATTTCAGGTTTACTACCAGTTATCATACTAAGGATTTTAGATATATTGCCGACGGTCATTTTACCTATCAAGATATTCTAAATGGCGAAAATGGAGGCATTACAAC harbors:
- a CDS encoding S8 family serine peptidase, with translation MKYFLFLLMPFTLFSQSELERSFILNSYNKAKVQKLLSDNHSKNLVQSKLINEFKKRNRIVDSDKMSLVRIRKGVPFYYKVYNDLSAKTIGANELYVGGSLGLSLSGENIFAGVWDGGKVRDTHIEFSGRVTINDGGGALSEHATHVTGTIIASGVSASRKGIAFNAKAYTNDWNSDIDEMTIFASQGYLVSNHSYGYALTPSSPKSIFGSYDESSIEIDDISNVFPYYQVVYAAGNDRNDFALPQIQDKLGYDMLSGATCSKNSIVVAAVNKVENYSDNTSVSMSNFSNYGPTDDGRIKPDISAAGVGISSTISTSNTAYGVNNGTSMAAPAITGLIVLLQNHFNNLNPSKYMKASMVRGLLIHSAKEAGSGLGPDYEFGWGLADGKKAAQIISNANKSSVIEQVVLSNNGVYSKTIVLNSRQPLGVTICWTDPTGALNTADVIDEKAPRLVNNLDLKIMKDGVVYFPWKLDVSSPQSPATQNSDNDVDNVEKVYIENAEPGTYTIEVKHKGVLKDGSQEFSLIADAASGLTLSSKDFSIEKSIQIYPNPAQDFVSFSLPSEFNLKSIKVYDVLGKEVLSTNEFSNNQLRIGSLNKGLYLISFVGDNTSVTSKFIKE